A single genomic interval of Hemibagrus wyckioides isolate EC202008001 linkage group LG13, SWU_Hwy_1.0, whole genome shotgun sequence harbors:
- the LOC131364023 gene encoding CD226 antigen-like — protein sequence MEQCQAFIFRESMVNKPLTLPCSCSGNCPEVRWIRFIPKRAVVAQSGMCPKQQHSQSRYSVSGDTSRGDFSLTISSVAYNDAGSYMCSCNGQSVTEVKLKVIVPTFVKALEGENVTLPCYGDTRHDVKDVKWMKDGHRVLLYTPANRSVTTESRFTMSVEGFLDGDLSLHISPVHPSDAGLYQCLIHDESQDGEPGAVLLKVEELQQFTTTNNSAQVSVLHVLLGLFIIIYIVLESRD from the exons ATGGAGCAGTGCCAAGCCTTCATCTTCAGAGAGTCGATGGTGAATAAACCCCTGACCCTCCCGTGTAGCTGCTCAGGAAATTGTCCAGAGGTTCGGTGGATCCGCTTCATTCCTAAAAGAGCCGTCGTTGCTCAGAGtgggatgtgtcccaaacaaCAGCATTCACAAAGCAGATATTCAGTGTCAGGAGATACAAGCAGAGGAGATTTCTCCCTGACCATCAGTTCAGTAGCCTACAATGATGCCGGCTCCTACATGTGCAGCTGTAATGGACAATCAGTTACTGAAGTAAAGCTGAAAGTTATCG TTCCGACATTTGTAAAGGCTTTGGAGGGGGAGAACGTCACCCTCCCGTGCTACGGAGACACTCGACATGACGTTAAAGATGTAAAATGGATGAAAGATGGACACAGGGTTCTGCTGTACACTCCTGCTAACAGATCGGTGACTACTGAAAGCAGATTTACGATGTCAGTAGAAGGCTTTCTAGACGgtgatctctctctccacatcagTCCAGTTCACCCGTCTGATGCAGGATTATATCAGTGTCTCATCCATGATGAATCTCAGGACGGAGAACCAGGAGCTGTTTTACTGAAGGTAGAAG AGCTACAACAATTCACAACAACCAACAACAGCGCTCAAGTTTCAGTACTGCATGTGCTACTAGGATTGTTCATCATCATTTACATTGTGTTAGAAAGCAGAGACTGA